A single window of Archangium gephyra DNA harbors:
- a CDS encoding FkbM family methyltransferase, producing the protein MAAYKQRLMRMPWWMKALQRRVVIPVLSRTRPEVRVRVHDFQMKVDLRDEIVGTLLYVEGDYEPEFRRLLEHLELEGGVCLDIGANIGLHTLTLSRRVGPRGKVLSFEPEQHNHELLRENLRLNHVENVDARRMAVGDRMGSVRMALHPYNYGDHRVAQEGAGGAGQEVPLTTVDEAVKDLPDGAIRLVKIDVQGYEHNVLRGMRRTVERNPGLVLILEVFPEALQQAGSSASKLVQTLVDMGFDGWELHQRRLIPLGQPWIYDQMWNSCEANLVLSRDTGRLKQVVGQSFGRTLP; encoded by the coding sequence GTGGCCGCCTATAAGCAGCGCCTCATGCGGATGCCCTGGTGGATGAAGGCGCTCCAGCGCCGGGTGGTGATTCCCGTCCTCTCCCGGACGCGCCCCGAGGTGCGGGTCCGGGTCCACGACTTCCAGATGAAGGTGGACCTCCGGGATGAGATCGTCGGCACCCTGCTCTACGTCGAGGGGGACTACGAGCCCGAGTTCCGCCGCCTGTTGGAGCACCTGGAGCTGGAAGGTGGGGTGTGCCTGGACATCGGCGCCAACATCGGCCTGCACACGCTGACGCTGAGCCGGCGGGTGGGACCGCGAGGCAAGGTGCTCTCCTTCGAGCCGGAGCAGCACAACCACGAGCTGCTGAGGGAGAACCTGCGCCTCAACCACGTGGAGAACGTGGATGCGCGCCGCATGGCGGTGGGGGACCGGATGGGCTCGGTGCGCATGGCGCTCCACCCCTACAACTACGGGGACCATCGCGTGGCTCAGGAGGGCGCGGGCGGCGCGGGGCAGGAGGTGCCGCTCACGACCGTGGACGAGGCGGTCAAGGACCTCCCCGATGGGGCGATCCGCCTGGTGAAGATCGACGTCCAGGGCTACGAGCACAACGTGCTTCGGGGCATGCGGCGGACGGTGGAGCGCAATCCCGGCCTGGTGCTCATCCTCGAGGTCTTCCCCGAGGCGCTCCAGCAGGCCGGCTCTTCCGCCTCGAAGCTGGTGCAGACCCTGGTGGACATGGGCTTCGATGGTTGGGAGCTCCACCAGCGCCGGTTGATTCCCCTGGGCCAGCCGTGGATCTACGACCAGATGTGGAACAGCTGCGAGGCGAACCTCGTGCTCTCGCGCGACACCGGCCGGCTGAAGCAGGTGGTGGGCCAGAGCTTCGGCCGCACGCTGCCCTGA
- a CDS encoding glycosyltransferase family 4 protein — translation MSHGLRLLLVARHRAVVGGVESHLRTLLPLLQARGHFPALLVEHDAAPGQARLDEGLGIPVWSTAALGRQGALEAVAAWRPERVYQHGVQDLRLEEALLERYPALLFLHAYYGTCISGMKRHAFPRPVPCERVLGPGCLVHYLPRRCGGRSPLTALREYRYQQRRLALARRYGTVLVGSRAMREEYLRHGLSASQVVCVPLFGDGAPDPEPPAPRPLSGQVLMVGRLTDLKGGVELVRALPGARAALGRELELVVAGDGPERPRMESEAAARRVPVRFVGWVDRAEREALMRRADLLAVPSVWPEPFGMVGVEAGGVGLPSVAFAVGGIPDWCEPGVSGELAPGNPPTPEGLSGAIARALADTGHHARLCEGAWHMARRFNAGSHVDALCERLKAPGR, via the coding sequence ATGAGCCACGGCCTGCGTCTCCTGCTCGTCGCGCGGCACCGCGCCGTGGTGGGCGGGGTGGAGTCCCACCTGCGCACGCTGCTGCCGCTCCTCCAGGCCCGGGGCCATTTCCCCGCGCTCCTCGTCGAGCATGACGCCGCCCCCGGGCAGGCACGCCTCGACGAGGGGCTCGGCATTCCCGTGTGGAGCACCGCCGCGCTCGGACGCCAGGGCGCGCTCGAGGCCGTGGCGGCGTGGCGGCCCGAGCGTGTCTACCAGCACGGGGTACAGGATCTCCGTCTGGAGGAGGCGCTGCTGGAGCGCTACCCGGCGCTGCTCTTCCTCCATGCTTATTACGGCACGTGCATCAGCGGGATGAAGCGCCATGCCTTCCCCCGGCCCGTGCCCTGCGAGCGGGTGCTCGGCCCCGGGTGCCTCGTGCACTACCTGCCGCGCCGCTGTGGGGGACGCAGCCCGCTCACCGCCCTGCGCGAGTACCGCTACCAGCAGCGCCGCCTCGCGCTCGCCCGCCGCTACGGCACCGTGCTGGTGGGCAGCCGGGCCATGCGCGAGGAGTACCTGCGCCATGGGCTCTCCGCCTCGCAGGTGGTGTGCGTGCCGCTCTTCGGAGATGGAGCGCCGGACCCCGAGCCTCCCGCGCCGCGGCCCCTGTCCGGACAGGTGTTGATGGTGGGGCGGCTCACGGACCTGAAGGGCGGGGTGGAGCTGGTGCGCGCGCTGCCCGGGGCCCGTGCGGCGCTGGGCCGCGAGCTGGAGCTGGTGGTGGCGGGGGATGGACCGGAGCGCCCGCGCATGGAGTCGGAGGCGGCGGCGCGGCGCGTGCCGGTGCGCTTCGTGGGGTGGGTGGACCGGGCGGAGCGGGAGGCGCTGATGCGGCGGGCGGACCTGCTCGCGGTGCCCAGCGTCTGGCCCGAGCCCTTCGGCATGGTGGGCGTGGAGGCCGGTGGCGTGGGCCTGCCCTCGGTGGCCTTCGCGGTGGGTGGCATCCCCGACTGGTGCGAGCCGGGCGTGTCCGGTGAGCTGGCGCCGGGCAACCCGCCCACGCCCGAGGGCCTTTCGGGTGCCATCGCCCGGGCGCTCGCGGACACGGGCCACCATGCGCGGCTGTGCGAGGGGGCCTGGCACATGGCCCGGCGCTTCAACGCCGGCAGTCACGTGGACGCGCTGTGCGAGCGCCTCAAGGCACCCGGGCGGTGA
- a CDS encoding glycosyltransferase family 4 protein: protein MHGGSTHTPGTALVSGAAAGAGGMGVHAASLLRALSGPGAPLHVLGPPPTDARLASLPGIVWHSPPRSLLAAVRRWTPYRWLTGALQLHLDEHLGQWAAARLEHLRPSRLYTFTQVGLESLEWARRAGVPCVVDNPNGHIAGFRDVYVRETWRQARRPHLGHPTPAAVRRIQREYTLASAIRVSSPWSRDSLVRRGVPEGKVTIIELPIDLERFQPPPPRPAAEGPLRVCFVGSLDVRKGFHHLLRAVRQVGAGRVQLHLVGATGDRVSRRLFQRERQGLQVEAMPGDPRPVYQRSELFVLPSLEDGFGLVVGEAMACGLPVVVTDQCGAASWVEPGRTGWVVPAGEPPALASALEDALRRRAELPGMGARARAAVEAHVAREPLARLRTWFESVTP, encoded by the coding sequence ATGCACGGCGGAAGCACACACACCCCGGGCACCGCCCTCGTCAGTGGTGCCGCGGCGGGCGCGGGAGGCATGGGCGTCCACGCGGCCTCCCTGCTGCGCGCGCTCTCCGGCCCGGGTGCGCCGCTGCATGTGCTCGGTCCGCCTCCCACCGACGCCCGGCTGGCCTCGCTCCCGGGCATTGTCTGGCACTCGCCCCCGCGCTCCCTGCTCGCGGCGGTGCGGCGCTGGACGCCCTACCGCTGGCTCACCGGAGCGCTCCAGCTCCACCTGGACGAGCACCTCGGCCAGTGGGCCGCGGCCCGCCTGGAGCACCTGCGCCCCTCGCGGCTGTACACCTTCACGCAGGTGGGGCTCGAGTCCCTCGAGTGGGCCCGGCGCGCGGGCGTGCCCTGCGTCGTCGACAACCCCAACGGGCACATCGCCGGCTTCCGGGACGTCTACGTCCGCGAGACGTGGCGCCAGGCCCGCCGCCCCCACCTGGGACACCCCACCCCCGCGGCCGTGCGCCGCATCCAGCGCGAGTACACACTCGCCAGCGCCATCCGCGTCTCCTCCCCCTGGTCCCGCGACTCCCTCGTCCGCCGCGGAGTGCCCGAGGGAAAGGTCACCATCATCGAGCTGCCCATCGACCTGGAGCGCTTCCAGCCGCCTCCCCCGCGGCCCGCCGCCGAGGGGCCGCTGCGCGTGTGCTTCGTCGGCTCGCTGGACGTGCGCAAGGGCTTCCACCACCTGCTGCGCGCGGTGCGCCAGGTGGGCGCCGGGCGCGTCCAGCTCCACCTCGTGGGCGCCACGGGAGACCGCGTGTCCCGGCGGCTCTTCCAGCGCGAGCGCCAGGGACTCCAGGTGGAGGCGATGCCGGGAGACCCGCGCCCCGTCTACCAACGCTCCGAGCTCTTCGTGCTGCCCTCGCTGGAGGACGGCTTCGGGCTCGTGGTGGGCGAGGCCATGGCCTGCGGGCTGCCCGTCGTCGTGACGGACCAGTGTGGTGCCGCCTCCTGGGTCGAGCCCGGCCGTACGGGCTGGGTCGTTCCCGCGGGCGAGCCCCCCGCACTCGCCTCGGCGCTGGAGGACGCGCTCCGCCGCCGCGCCGAGCTGCCCGGCATGGGCGCGCGGGCACGCGCCGCCGTCGAGGCCCACGTGGCGCGGGAGCCGCTGGCCCGGCTGCGCACGTGGTTCGAGTCCGTCACGCCTTGA
- a CDS encoding class I SAM-dependent methyltransferase — translation MTTPTSRDHLLGVLTREFERVYLEVCARGFSALGRTSPDHPVVRDDAWQHHPAWPPSYEAYGRYRVLDTLRKARSLRPERVLEIATGGGFTAACLYEEGREVVANDLQPTRELFGAWTTGERLRWEAGDFFALDPERLGTFDLVLACEVIEHVAHGDRMLAHLRRFLRPGGTLMLTTPNGAYFRSKLPTHSQVEDFTALESRQFKPDADGHLFLYTAEELERMCRAAGFSQVDVELSVTPFLSGHAGVRLLPSRPALGRLYLALDTWVKRLGPAARERLCTQMLVTARVP, via the coding sequence ATGACGACGCCGACGTCACGAGACCACCTGCTGGGCGTGCTGACGCGGGAGTTCGAGCGCGTGTACCTGGAGGTGTGCGCGCGGGGGTTCTCGGCCCTGGGACGCACGAGCCCGGACCATCCCGTGGTGCGGGACGACGCGTGGCAGCACCACCCGGCCTGGCCGCCCTCTTACGAGGCCTACGGCCGCTACCGCGTCCTGGACACGCTGCGCAAGGCGCGCTCGCTGCGGCCGGAGCGCGTGCTGGAGATCGCCACCGGTGGCGGCTTCACCGCGGCGTGCCTGTACGAGGAGGGACGGGAAGTCGTCGCCAATGACTTGCAGCCCACGCGGGAGCTGTTCGGCGCGTGGACCACCGGGGAGCGGCTGCGCTGGGAGGCCGGGGACTTCTTCGCGCTCGACCCGGAGCGGCTGGGGACGTTCGACCTGGTGCTCGCGTGCGAGGTCATCGAGCACGTGGCGCATGGAGACCGGATGCTCGCGCACCTGCGCCGCTTCCTCCGGCCCGGGGGGACCCTGATGCTGACGACGCCCAATGGCGCGTACTTCCGCTCGAAGCTGCCCACGCACTCGCAGGTGGAGGACTTCACCGCGCTCGAGTCCCGGCAATTCAAGCCCGACGCGGACGGGCACCTCTTCCTCTATACGGCCGAGGAGCTGGAGCGGATGTGCCGCGCGGCCGGCTTCTCCCAGGTGGACGTCGAGCTGTCGGTGACGCCCTTCCTCTCGGGGCACGCCGGGGTGCGCCTGCTGCCCTCGCGGCCGGCCCTGGGACGGCTGTATCTCGCGCTCGACACGTGGGTGAAGCGCCTGGGCCCCGCCGCGCGTGAGCGGCTGTGCACCCAGATGCTCGTCACCGCCCGGGTGCCTTGA
- a CDS encoding MraY family glycosyltransferase: MITYLVAFLVALMVALVLTLVVRNRALAWGLLDQANSSRKVHVRPIPRLGGIGIVGGFFAPLCALFLVDSGVGHHFRYHTELVLGLFAGGVGIAALGLYDDLRGAGAKLKFSVQLLLALGLFALGFRIELIANPFGPPVPLGFLSLPFTVLWVVGVINALNLIDGLDGLAGGVAFFGVGTNFILALSRGDVLLCLVMAALAGAILGFLVFNFNPASIFMGDTGSMFLGFVLAAVSIKTSAKSGTAVAMLVPVMALGLPIMDTLLAMVRRTVLGRPMFSADREHIHHRMMSRMVLSHRAAVLVLYGLCALFTLTALGLHWANTAQSAMLLTGMAVVVAVLMRKLGYLDLRRASDMGEARRKNIRLRSLVKDVTDAVRAGNGVKDLWDAVRPLAEALDASRLELRLERQREGNRDGLTFETQRPAGSALPLEVGLEVKSGDETLGRFMIAWSDGRSEINRDEELALELVADAVGDRAAKLLALADADPQRVVALRR; this comes from the coding sequence ATGATTACCTATCTGGTGGCCTTCCTCGTCGCACTGATGGTGGCGTTGGTGCTGACGCTGGTGGTGCGCAACCGCGCGCTGGCGTGGGGTCTGCTGGACCAGGCCAACTCCAGCCGCAAGGTGCACGTGCGGCCCATCCCCCGCCTGGGTGGCATTGGCATCGTGGGCGGCTTCTTCGCGCCCCTGTGCGCGCTCTTCCTGGTGGACTCGGGGGTGGGCCACCACTTCCGCTACCACACGGAGTTGGTGCTGGGCCTGTTCGCGGGCGGGGTGGGGATCGCGGCGCTGGGCCTCTACGACGACCTGCGCGGCGCGGGCGCGAAGCTGAAGTTCAGCGTGCAGCTGCTGTTGGCCTTGGGACTGTTCGCGCTCGGCTTCCGCATCGAGCTGATCGCCAACCCCTTCGGGCCGCCGGTGCCGCTGGGGTTCTTGAGCCTGCCCTTCACGGTGCTGTGGGTGGTGGGCGTCATCAACGCGCTCAACCTGATTGATGGGCTGGACGGGCTGGCGGGCGGGGTGGCCTTCTTCGGGGTGGGCACCAACTTCATCCTCGCACTCAGCCGGGGCGACGTGCTGCTGTGCCTGGTGATGGCGGCGCTGGCGGGAGCCATCCTTGGCTTCCTCGTCTTCAACTTCAACCCGGCCTCCATCTTCATGGGGGACACGGGCAGCATGTTCCTGGGCTTCGTGCTGGCGGCCGTCTCCATCAAGACGAGCGCCAAGAGTGGCACCGCGGTGGCCATGCTGGTGCCGGTGATGGCGCTGGGCCTGCCCATCATGGACACGCTGCTGGCCATGGTGCGGCGCACGGTGCTCGGCCGGCCCATGTTCAGCGCGGACCGCGAGCACATCCACCACCGGATGATGAGCCGCATGGTGCTCAGCCACCGCGCGGCGGTGCTGGTGCTCTACGGCCTGTGCGCCCTCTTCACCCTGACGGCGCTCGGCCTGCATTGGGCCAACACCGCGCAGAGCGCCATGCTGCTCACGGGCATGGCGGTGGTGGTGGCGGTGCTGATGCGCAAGCTGGGCTACCTGGACCTGAGGCGCGCCAGTGACATGGGCGAGGCGCGGCGCAAGAACATCCGCCTGCGCTCGCTGGTGAAGGACGTGACGGACGCGGTGCGCGCTGGCAACGGGGTGAAGGACCTGTGGGACGCGGTGCGCCCGCTGGCGGAGGCGCTCGATGCCTCGCGCCTGGAGCTACGCCTCGAGCGCCAGCGCGAGGGCAATCGGGATGGCCTCACCTTCGAGACGCAGCGGCCCGCGGGCTCGGCGCTGCCGTTGGAGGTGGGCCTGGAGGTGAAGAGCGGGGACGAGACGCTCGGCCGCTTCATGATTGCCTGGAGTGACGGGCGCTCGGAGATCAACCGCGACGAGGAGCTGGCGTTGGAGCTGGTGGCGGACGCGGTGGGAGACCGGGCGGCGAAGCTGCTGGCGCTGGCGGACGCGGATCCGCAGCGCGTGGTGGCGCTGCGCCGGTGA
- a CDS encoding polysaccharide pyruvyl transferase family protein yields the protein MRSLLTAVRDNASAVQKRLVPLLAGQPRLAYVGGHGVHNLGDDALFEAAQQVLDGYHVATFRFPPQERRLARLGLSGARYFQQFILGGGTFINSYGLPVVRTALELGLPAWTLGTGVGSAGFHMKARPELLEWRALLRDFRAVGVRGPLSKAALDELGVPRVEVIGDLALVSTRERAEPPALPRRFAVNIIYTTPGEREGYPDERLEGLERAIRHFVAQGWEPVFVAMHAWDVQSLRRLAAKVGLEAAVIHEPRTAEAYMRLVAPCTLTLAVRLHAAVLSCCAGTPVLMLGYREKCLDFMASLGLEHWHVDLCVPEQDIFSRALELAEQADGLREPLLARARERRRSIQEYVRKLLPRP from the coding sequence ATGCGCTCCCTCCTCACCGCCGTTCGCGACAACGCCAGCGCCGTCCAGAAGCGGCTCGTCCCCCTGCTCGCGGGCCAGCCCCGTCTCGCCTACGTGGGAGGCCATGGTGTCCACAACCTCGGTGACGACGCGCTCTTCGAGGCCGCGCAACAGGTGCTCGACGGGTACCACGTCGCCACCTTCCGCTTTCCGCCCCAGGAGCGGCGGCTGGCGCGGCTGGGGTTGTCCGGCGCGCGCTACTTCCAGCAGTTCATCCTCGGCGGGGGGACGTTCATCAACTCGTACGGGCTGCCCGTGGTGCGGACCGCGCTCGAGCTGGGGCTGCCCGCCTGGACGCTGGGCACGGGGGTGGGCAGTGCCGGCTTCCACATGAAGGCCCGGCCGGAGCTGCTGGAGTGGCGTGCGCTGCTGCGGGACTTCCGGGCCGTGGGCGTGCGAGGTCCGCTCTCGAAGGCCGCGCTCGACGAGCTGGGCGTTCCGCGGGTGGAGGTGATTGGCGATCTCGCCCTGGTGTCCACGCGCGAGCGCGCCGAGCCGCCCGCGCTCCCGCGCCGGTTCGCCGTCAACATCATCTACACGACGCCCGGCGAGCGCGAGGGCTACCCGGATGAGCGGCTGGAGGGGCTGGAGCGGGCCATCCGGCACTTCGTGGCACAGGGCTGGGAGCCCGTCTTCGTGGCCATGCACGCGTGGGATGTGCAGAGCCTGCGACGCCTCGCGGCCAAAGTGGGACTGGAGGCCGCCGTCATCCACGAGCCCCGGACGGCCGAGGCGTACATGCGGCTCGTCGCTCCGTGCACCCTCACGCTCGCGGTCCGCCTGCACGCCGCGGTGCTCTCGTGCTGCGCGGGCACGCCCGTGCTCATGCTGGGCTACCGGGAGAAGTGCCTCGACTTCATGGCCTCGTTGGGGCTGGAGCACTGGCACGTGGACCTGTGCGTGCCGGAGCAGGACATCTTCTCGCGCGCGCTGGAGCTGGCGGAACAGGCGGATGGACTGCGGGAGCCCCTCCTGGCGCGGGCCCGGGAACGGCGGAGGAGCATCCAGGAGTATGTTCGCAAGCTGCTCCCTCGTCCTTGA
- a CDS encoding nucleotidyltransferase family protein gives MSGEGAGALLEVLRAWPEAPRGAVPMDVAALVHAAARHGLAGFVQHALGRSEWTLAEPVRTNLRREALAQAARGMRVKALLVRSLDALAAVGVVPVLLKGYGLGLRLYPEPLQRATTDVDLLVADGEVGVASGALVGLGLRALGEAAAAHAREHEHHLTFTGAAGMVELHFRALVGYGQTLEAEALLARAEEATLEGRRVRYLRAEDELVYLAIHASNHLLQRLAWLFDLKLRVLASPGLDWGRVVEVARGTAFPHLAWYALEAARRLTGAAVPEEVLAALAPPLWQRRMAARFFTAGRLLETELMNHKPAWVAAKLLLAPRLLPMARYTLRRLWDDGLTVLRSR, from the coding sequence GTGAGTGGCGAGGGCGCGGGGGCGCTGCTGGAGGTGCTCCGGGCCTGGCCCGAGGCCCCGCGTGGCGCCGTGCCCATGGACGTGGCGGCCCTGGTGCACGCGGCGGCGAGGCATGGGCTCGCGGGCTTCGTGCAGCACGCGTTGGGGCGCTCGGAGTGGACGCTGGCCGAGCCGGTGCGCACGAACCTGCGCCGCGAGGCCTTGGCCCAGGCGGCCCGGGGCATGCGGGTGAAGGCGTTGCTGGTGCGCAGCCTGGACGCGCTGGCCGCGGTGGGCGTGGTGCCGGTGCTGCTCAAGGGGTACGGGTTGGGCCTGCGCCTGTACCCGGAGCCGCTGCAGCGGGCCACCACGGACGTGGACCTGCTGGTGGCGGACGGGGAGGTGGGCGTGGCGTCGGGTGCCCTGGTGGGGCTGGGGCTGAGGGCGCTCGGCGAGGCGGCGGCGGCACATGCGCGGGAGCACGAGCACCACCTGACGTTCACGGGCGCGGCGGGAATGGTGGAGCTGCACTTCCGTGCGCTGGTGGGGTACGGCCAGACGCTGGAGGCGGAGGCTCTGCTGGCGCGCGCGGAGGAGGCCACGCTGGAGGGCCGGCGGGTGCGCTACCTGCGCGCGGAGGACGAGCTCGTGTACCTCGCGATTCACGCGAGCAACCACCTGTTGCAGCGGCTGGCGTGGCTCTTCGACTTGAAGCTGCGGGTGTTGGCGAGCCCGGGGCTGGACTGGGGACGGGTGGTGGAGGTGGCGAGGGGGACGGCCTTCCCACATCTGGCCTGGTACGCGCTGGAGGCGGCGCGGAGGCTGACGGGGGCCGCGGTGCCGGAGGAGGTGCTGGCGGCGCTGGCTCCTCCCCTGTGGCAGCGGCGGATGGCGGCGCGCTTCTTCACCGCCGGGCGGCTGCTGGAGACGGAGTTGATGAACCACAAGCCGGCGTGGGTGGCGGCCAAGCTGCTGCTGGCACCTCGGCTGCTGCCCATGGCGCGCTACACCCTGCGCCGGTTGTGGGACGACGGGCTCACGGTCCTGCGTTCGAGGTGA